The following coding sequences lie in one Opisthocomus hoazin isolate bOpiHoa1 chromosome 7, bOpiHoa1.hap1, whole genome shotgun sequence genomic window:
- the LOC104339400 gene encoding acyl-CoA (8-3)-desaturase, translated as MAPQTGSTEKETRPVSAFPQLFTWEEIRIRNGRGQGQERWLVIDRKVYDVSKFSKQHPGGSRVISHYAGQDATDAFAAFHKDKSLVKKYLKSLLIGELAPDQPSFESNKKKSLLEDFRELRCTIEKMGLLRPNYTFFFLIFLHLLVLDAASWLVVWYFGISLVPFVAGMAFFTVAQIQMAWFQHDLGHCSVFRKPKWNRLMHLVVINVLKGLSASWWNHLHNQHHAKPNCFRKDPDLNMHPLLFSLGKTLSVELGKKKKKFMPYNYQHKYFILLAPLALVPFFQLSIFYFTIKRKKWLDLLLFVSFNIRVCLMYIPLMGFNNFMVYYWLSRYIESTWFIWVSQMNHIPMDIDYDKNEDWVSTQLHATCNVKQSFFNDWFTGHLNFQIEHHLFPTMPRHNYWKAAPLVKALCDKHGIEYKSKTLLTAFEDILHSLKDSGEHWLEAYLHG; from the exons ATGGCTCCGCAGACTGGCTCCACTGAAAAGGAGACGCGTCCTGTTTCagcttttccacagcttttcactTGGGAAGAGATCAGAATCCGCAATGGCCGTGGCCAAGGTCAGGAGCGATGGCTGGTGATTGACAGAAAGGTTTACGATGTCAGCAAGTTTTCCAAACAACACCCTGGAGGCAGCCGAGTTATTAGCCACTATGCTGGGCAAGATGCTACG GATGCCTTTGCAGCATTTCACAAGGATAAGTCTCTGGTGAAAAAATACTTGAAATCACTGCTGATTGGGGAGCTGGCACCAGATCAGCCCAGCTTTGAGTCTAATAAAAAA AAATCACTTTTAGAGGATTTTCGTGAGCTGCGCTGCACCATTGAGAAGATGGGACTTCTGAGGCCAAATTACacctttttcttcctgattttccTTCACCTCCTGGTACTGGATGCTGCATCCTGGCTCGTGGTCTGGTACTTCGGGATATCCTTGGTGCCTTTTGTGGCTGGCATGGCGTTCTTCACCGTTGCTCAG ATCCAGATGGCCTGGTTCCAACATGATCTGGGGCACTGCTCTGTCTTCAGGAAGCCTAAATGGAATCGACTTATGCATCTTGTTGTGATAAATGTTCTGAAG GGGTTATCAGCCAGCTGGTGGAATCACCTGCACAACCAGCATCACGCCAAACCCAACTGCTTCCGCAAAGACCCTGACCTCAACATGCACCCTCTCCTGTTCAGCTTGGGAAAGACACTCTCCGTGGAG cttggaaaaaagaagaagaagttCATGCCTTACAACTATCAGCATAAGTATTTCATCT tgtTGGCCCCACTAGCTCTCGTACCCTTCTTCCAGCTGTCTATATTCTACTTTACAATCAAGAGGAAGAAGTGGTTG GACCTGTTACTGTTTGTGTCTTTCAACATCCGAGTCTGTCTCATGTATATTCCTTTAATGGGATTCAACAATTTCATGGTGTACTACTGGCTGTCCAG GTACATAGAGAGTACCTGGTTTATCTGGGTGTCGCAGATGAATCACATTCCCATGGACATTGATTACGATAAGAATGAAGACTGGGTATCTACTCAG ctCCATGCAACATGCAATGTGAAACAATCTTTCTTCAATGACTGGTTCACTGGGCACTTGAACTTCCAAATAGAGCACCA CCTTTTCCCCACAATGCCTCGACACAACTACTGGAAAGCAGCTCCTCTGGTGAAAGCCCTTTGTGATAAGCATGGCATTGAGTATAAAAGCAAGACTTTACTGACAGCCTTTGAAGATATTTTGCA TTCGCTGAAGGATTCTGGGGAGCACTGGCTTGAAGCATATCTGCATGGATAG